A stretch of the Medicago truncatula cultivar Jemalong A17 chromosome 5, MtrunA17r5.0-ANR, whole genome shotgun sequence genome encodes the following:
- the LOC11433534 gene encoding peptide methionine sulfoxide reductase isoform X2 gives MNLLNKLGFGSGRSSESMDSTIPQGPDDDIPAPGQQFAQFGAGCFWGVELVFQRVPGVSKTEVGYTQGLLHNPTYEDVCSGTTNHNEVVRVQYDPKQGTFENLLDTFWSKHDPTTPNRQGNDVGTQYRSGIYFYTPEQEKIAKESLEQQEKQLGRKIATEILPAKKFYRAEEYHQQYLEKGGRFGFKQSAAKGCNDPIRCYG, from the exons ATGAACCTTCTGAACAAACTTGGATTTGGCAGTGGAAGGTCATCAGAGAGCATGGATTCAACCATTCCTCAGGGACCAGATGACGATATACCAGCACCAGGCCAGCAGTTTGCTCAATTTGGGGCTGGCTGCTTTTGGGGTGTTGAATTGGTCTTCCAGAGGGTTCCTGGAGTGAGTAAGACAGAGGTTGGTTACACCCAGGGGCTTTTGCACAATCCTACTTATGAGGATGTGTGTTCAGGGACCACAAACCATAACGAGGTTGTAAGGGTCCAATATGATCCCAAACAAGGCACCTTCGAAAATCTGCTTGATACATTCTGGTCGAAACACGATCCTACTACGCCAAATCGACAG GGGAATGATGTGGGAACACAGTACAGATCTGGAATATACTTTTACACTCCTGAACAAGAGAAAATAGCTAAAGAGTCTTTGGAACAACAAGAGAAGCAATTGGGCAGGAAGATTGCTACTGAGATTCTTCCTGCCAAGAAGTTCTACAGGGCTGAGGAGTACCATCAACAGTACCTTGAGAAAGGGGGTCGATTCGGTTTCAAGCAATCTGCTGCTAAAGGATGCAATGACCCAATTCGGTGCTATGGTTAA
- the LOC11433534 gene encoding peptide methionine sulfoxide reductase A1 isoform X1 — protein MRICGAAASSAYSTTSSSLLVFGSSSFSTPAKTKFLPSLSRFSVKHSCLFSPTRPHFTVTKPSMNLLNKLGFGSGRSSESMDSTIPQGPDDDIPAPGQQFAQFGAGCFWGVELVFQRVPGVSKTEVGYTQGLLHNPTYEDVCSGTTNHNEVVRVQYDPKQGTFENLLDTFWSKHDPTTPNRQGNDVGTQYRSGIYFYTPEQEKIAKESLEQQEKQLGRKIATEILPAKKFYRAEEYHQQYLEKGGRFGFKQSAAKGCNDPIRCYG, from the exons ATGAGAATTTGTGGAGCAG CAGCCAGCAGCGCCTATAGCACCACGTCCAGCTCCCTGCTAGTGTTTggttcttcttccttctccacTCCTGCCAAAACAAAGTTCCTACCCTCACTTTCTAGATTTTCTGTCAAGCATTCTTGCTTGTTTTCACCAACCCGTCCCCATTTTACTGTAACCAAGCCCTCCATGAACCTTCTGAACAAACTTGGATTTGGCAGTGGAAGGTCATCAGAGAGCATGGATTCAACCATTCCTCAGGGACCAGATGACGATATACCAGCACCAGGCCAGCAGTTTGCTCAATTTGGGGCTGGCTGCTTTTGGGGTGTTGAATTGGTCTTCCAGAGGGTTCCTGGAGTGAGTAAGACAGAGGTTGGTTACACCCAGGGGCTTTTGCACAATCCTACTTATGAGGATGTGTGTTCAGGGACCACAAACCATAACGAGGTTGTAAGGGTCCAATATGATCCCAAACAAGGCACCTTCGAAAATCTGCTTGATACATTCTGGTCGAAACACGATCCTACTACGCCAAATCGACAG GGGAATGATGTGGGAACACAGTACAGATCTGGAATATACTTTTACACTCCTGAACAAGAGAAAATAGCTAAAGAGTCTTTGGAACAACAAGAGAAGCAATTGGGCAGGAAGATTGCTACTGAGATTCTTCCTGCCAAGAAGTTCTACAGGGCTGAGGAGTACCATCAACAGTACCTTGAGAAAGGGGGTCGATTCGGTTTCAAGCAATCTGCTGCTAAAGGATGCAATGACCCAATTCGGTGCTATGGTTAA